From a region of the Vibrio ostreae genome:
- a CDS encoding GNAT family N-acetyltransferase → MSVNIRNATLGDAKGISDLIIPLTKKYVCPTCDKSAQEILINSMSEANVANYLSDNYQYFVAVNEKSEIIGVAGIRDSSHLYHLFVSDNYQRQGLSRKLWERVKTAAMISGNSGRFTVNSAVNAEKIYLSFGFIRIDGIRNRDGMIDVPMVLETAY, encoded by the coding sequence ATGAGTGTAAATATAAGAAACGCGACGCTAGGAGATGCAAAAGGCATCAGCGATTTAATTATTCCTTTGACGAAAAAATATGTCTGCCCTACATGTGACAAATCTGCACAGGAGATTCTGATTAACTCAATGTCAGAAGCTAATGTGGCTAACTATTTATCCGATAATTACCAATATTTTGTTGCTGTTAACGAAAAAAGTGAAATTATTGGGGTAGCGGGCATTCGTGATTCATCGCATTTATACCATCTTTTTGTTAGCGACAATTATCAGAGGCAAGGCTTATCGCGTAAACTCTGGGAACGAGTTAAAACAGCAGCGATGATAAGTGGTAATTCAGGAAGGTTTACAGTCAATTCAGCGGTCAATGCTGAAAAAATATATTTGAGCTTTGGGTTTATTCGTATCGACGGGATCCGCAATCGGGATGGAATGATCGACGTTCCAATGGTGCTAGAAACAGCTTACTAA
- a CDS encoding GNAT family N-acetyltransferase, translating into MHTYYLARNLSWDQEKYEKSWVRFDNFSIKYDDKWVGIIRFSCDETALYIRDLQIDTQYQNLGIGFSCLEYALEKLKYKKLNRLRINVFSENPAISLYRKFGFEKVDEIDGLVRMERII; encoded by the coding sequence ATGCACACGTATTATTTGGCTAGAAACCTATCTTGGGACCAAGAAAAATATGAAAAAAGTTGGGTCCGGTTCGATAATTTTTCAATTAAGTATGATGATAAATGGGTTGGTATAATTCGATTCTCATGTGATGAAACTGCACTTTATATCCGTGATCTGCAAATCGATACCCAGTATCAAAATCTAGGAATAGGTTTTTCGTGTTTAGAGTACGCACTAGAAAAGTTAAAATATAAAAAGTTAAATCGACTTCGGATCAATGTGTTTTCTGAAAATCCGGCAATAAGTCTTTACCGTAAGTTTGGGTTCGAAAAGGTCGATGAAATTGACGGCTTGGTCAGAATGGAACGTATTATATAA
- a CDS encoding LysE family translocator, with the protein MDIELWLAFALAYLLITLSPGPNVILVLKNGMQYGWRSALVTILGNLSCQLVVVALVAVGIGGLLAQLPAWFLVMKCLGGAYLIYLGIKSLRASRAPKLDLTQTQQPQVKKSARSLGFEAFLVSASNPKTLIFLSAFLPQFLDVAHPPAEQFTIMYLTICVIVTAVHLGYAVVISRFDQRLKSHRLQHYLAKCTGGIFITMGGGVLLSSRS; encoded by the coding sequence ATGGATATTGAACTCTGGCTGGCTTTTGCTCTCGCTTATCTGCTTATTACCTTGTCCCCGGGGCCGAACGTTATTCTGGTTCTGAAAAATGGCATGCAGTATGGATGGCGATCTGCGCTGGTGACTATTTTAGGCAATCTGTCGTGTCAGTTGGTCGTTGTTGCTTTGGTGGCGGTGGGTATCGGCGGGCTTCTTGCCCAGTTGCCAGCCTGGTTCTTGGTGATGAAATGTCTGGGCGGTGCCTATCTGATTTACCTTGGCATTAAGAGTTTACGTGCCAGCCGGGCGCCGAAATTGGATTTAACTCAGACACAGCAACCTCAGGTCAAGAAATCCGCTCGCTCTTTGGGTTTTGAGGCCTTTCTGGTGTCAGCCAGTAATCCCAAAACGCTGATATTTTTGTCGGCATTTCTGCCGCAGTTTTTAGATGTCGCTCATCCGCCGGCAGAGCAGTTTACCATTATGTATCTGACTATTTGCGTGATAGTCACTGCGGTTCATCTTGGCTATGCTGTGGTCATCAGCCGATTCGACCAGCGATTGAAAAGCCATCGCTTGCAGCATTACCTGGCAAAATGTACCGGTGGGATTTTTATTACCATGGGTGGTGGCGTACTACTGAGTTCAAGGAGCTGA
- a CDS encoding LysR family transcriptional regulator has translation MVSSQDIEFFITIAGSRSLAAAARKLNVTPPSVSQRLQHIERKLEVKLVDRSARFIALTPEGETLARRGQNLLQDLEHLTQEVADSKRTISGDIRLVASLGFGEKHIGPLAAEFQRQYPLTRIELNLSDNPKWAQHNSPDIMFYIGHLQDSSLKRIVLAKNRRLLLAAPDYLQSAPALTTPQDLEQHRCIALRENDEDATMWRLTHVNTGQVSSVRINAVLASNVSQVTKDWCIKGEGIIQRSEWDVKQELAEKTLIRVLPEYQLAEADIVALVGSERLHRSDKVSAFLEFVQHHLPARLAL, from the coding sequence ATGGTCAGTTCACAAGATATCGAATTCTTTATTACCATCGCTGGCAGCCGCTCACTGGCGGCGGCGGCGCGTAAACTCAACGTCACACCGCCGAGCGTATCGCAGCGTTTGCAGCACATTGAGCGTAAACTGGAAGTAAAACTGGTCGACCGCAGTGCACGTTTTATTGCGCTCACTCCGGAAGGCGAAACTCTGGCACGGCGTGGGCAGAACCTGCTGCAAGATTTAGAGCACCTGACGCAAGAGGTCGCCGACAGCAAACGGACGATTTCCGGGGATATCCGCTTAGTGGCGTCTTTAGGGTTCGGTGAAAAGCACATCGGGCCATTGGCGGCCGAATTTCAGCGCCAGTACCCACTGACCCGGATTGAACTCAACCTGTCTGACAATCCTAAGTGGGCGCAGCACAATAGTCCGGACATTATGTTTTACATCGGTCACCTGCAGGATTCTTCACTCAAGCGGATTGTGCTGGCCAAGAACCGTCGTTTACTGCTTGCCGCACCTGACTACTTACAATCCGCTCCAGCGTTAACCACGCCGCAAGATCTGGAGCAGCACCGCTGCATTGCGCTGCGCGAAAATGATGAAGATGCCACCATGTGGCGACTGACGCATGTGAACACCGGTCAGGTCAGCAGCGTGCGCATCAATGCCGTCCTGGCCAGCAATGTCAGCCAGGTCACTAAAGATTGGTGCATCAAGGGAGAAGGGATCATTCAGCGGTCGGAATGGGATGTAAAACAGGAACTTGCCGAGAAAACTCTGATCAGGGTTTTGCCTGAGTACCAATTAGCCGAGGCCGATATTGTCGCCCTGGTTGGATCTGAACGTCTGCACCGCTCCGATAAAGTCAGCGCCTTTCTGGAGTTTGTGCAACACCATTTACCGGCCCGTCTAGCCCTTTAG
- a CDS encoding TSUP family transporter: MHSEVILSSGELLAHREWVYAFLFAVAIIAGVVDAIAGGGGLITVPALMLAGLPPMVVLGTNRLQAVIGEMTTSLMFIASRQFPLQGMMLGVLFTSIGALSGAVAVSLIDKAALEVLLPVLMVAITLYSILSRRLKATEASEAKWSNRKFMLVAGLLIGFYNGFFGPGTGSLWMLGFVALLGYTLKQATMATKPLNLVGNLISLILFIVLGQLDYQLGLLMAAGQIIGSVVGSKFVMRFGTRLVRPVFISVTVLMTTKLIYENVAAIWWT; this comes from the coding sequence ATGCACAGTGAGGTTATTTTGAGTAGTGGTGAACTGCTTGCTCACCGCGAGTGGGTATACGCGTTTTTATTTGCTGTGGCCATTATTGCCGGCGTGGTGGACGCTATCGCCGGCGGTGGCGGTTTGATTACCGTACCGGCTCTGATGCTGGCTGGTTTGCCGCCCATGGTGGTATTGGGGACCAACCGGTTACAGGCCGTGATTGGGGAAATGACCACCTCGCTGATGTTTATTGCCAGCCGCCAGTTTCCGTTGCAGGGAATGATGTTGGGTGTGCTGTTCACTTCTATTGGGGCTTTATCCGGCGCTGTGGCGGTCAGCCTGATCGATAAGGCGGCGCTGGAAGTGTTGTTGCCGGTGTTAATGGTGGCGATTACCCTGTATTCCATTTTGTCCAGGCGTTTAAAAGCCACCGAGGCCAGTGAAGCAAAATGGTCTAACCGTAAGTTTATGCTGGTCGCCGGATTGTTGATTGGCTTTTATAACGGCTTTTTTGGCCCGGGGACTGGCTCGCTGTGGATGCTCGGTTTTGTTGCTCTGCTCGGTTATACCCTCAAGCAGGCCACCATGGCGACCAAGCCGTTGAATCTGGTCGGTAACCTGATTTCTCTGATCCTGTTCATCGTTCTGGGCCAGCTGGATTATCAGCTTGGCTTGTTGATGGCAGCCGGACAAATCATCGGCTCTGTGGTTGGCAGTAAGTTTGTGATGCGTTTTGGCACGCGCCTGGTGCGTCCGGTGTTTATCTCGGTGACCGTTCTGATGACAACAAAGTTGATCTACGAGAATGTGGCTGCGATTTGGTGGACCTGA
- a CDS encoding universal stress protein yields the protein MKYQHILVALELEEESKLLIDKAVSFASLVDADVSLVHIDGTKGEIYQQLIDIQAEPKQKPLDEHSNKMLKQLQQYCEFPFKHFYVGTGDLSKKLETLIASDNYDLLICGHHHDFVSKIVSYSRHLINKSPIDILVVPILD from the coding sequence ATGAAATATCAACATATCCTGGTCGCTCTGGAATTGGAGGAAGAGAGTAAACTGTTGATTGATAAAGCAGTCTCTTTTGCCAGCTTAGTCGATGCTGATGTGTCTCTGGTTCATATTGATGGGACGAAAGGGGAAATCTACCAACAGCTGATCGACATCCAGGCTGAGCCGAAACAAAAACCTTTGGATGAGCATTCAAATAAGATGCTCAAGCAGTTACAACAATACTGTGAATTCCCATTCAAACACTTTTATGTCGGTACCGGGGATCTGAGCAAAAAGCTGGAAACCCTGATTGCCAGCGATAACTATGATCTGCTTATCTGTGGTCATCACCATGATTTTGTCAGCAAAATCGTCTCCTACTCGCGCCACCTGATCAATAAGTCTCCTATCGATATTCTGGTGGTACCGATTCTTGATTAG
- a CDS encoding DUF2000 domain-containing protein has translation MNLPDENQQRYVAVLSKKLDLGRSLNVLGHLSAGLADMLHREGTEYVDYRDLDGHILPNISHYPFIVLKADNSNKIRKVKQDASERGIRYTVFTHTMAQGGSAEQQTLTQQTPESELDYWGICLFGDTETIQQFTSKLSLYK, from the coding sequence GTGAACCTACCGGATGAGAATCAACAGCGTTATGTCGCTGTACTGAGCAAAAAACTCGATTTGGGCCGCAGTCTAAACGTGTTGGGACATCTTAGCGCCGGTCTGGCTGACATGCTGCATCGTGAGGGTACCGAGTACGTCGACTATCGTGACCTTGATGGCCATATTTTGCCTAACATTTCCCATTACCCCTTCATTGTACTGAAAGCCGACAATTCTAACAAAATCCGCAAAGTGAAACAGGATGCCAGTGAGCGGGGGATTCGTTATACCGTTTTTACCCATACCATGGCACAAGGAGGCTCTGCCGAGCAACAAACGCTGACGCAGCAGACTCCTGAGTCAGAGCTCGACTACTGGGGCATCTGTTTGTTTGGTGATACCGAAACAATTCAGCAGTTTACTTCGAAGCTGAGTCTCTACAAATAA